The following are from one region of the Nocardioides marmotae genome:
- a CDS encoding alpha/beta fold hydrolase — protein MRDLKGTSERAYLRMPWGQVHLRRAGDPGAPALVMVHQSPLSSATFEVVVERLAARGLQVIAPDTPGFGMSDPTPEPWSIPQYAAGMWQVVDALGLDRVVLLGQHTGAVVVAEAAISRPERVRGLLLQGIPLYTEEERAEKLAGYALPYEPALDGSHLGQVWARVRGLYPELDVDGIDRQVAEYLATGPDFGTAYRAVFEHRLDTDALRDTPIALVHGVKDLVHRFTDVVTATLPWAELELLSGTDFTADEHPEEYVDAVARRALALHGAADLEVAR, from the coding sequence GTGAGGGACCTGAAGGGCACCTCCGAGCGGGCCTACCTGCGGATGCCGTGGGGCCAGGTGCACCTGCGGCGCGCCGGCGACCCCGGCGCCCCGGCACTGGTCATGGTGCACCAGTCCCCGCTGTCCTCGGCGACCTTCGAGGTCGTCGTCGAGCGGCTGGCCGCGCGCGGCCTGCAGGTCATCGCCCCGGACACCCCCGGGTTCGGCATGTCCGACCCGACGCCTGAGCCGTGGTCGATCCCGCAGTACGCCGCGGGGATGTGGCAGGTCGTCGACGCCCTCGGCCTCGACCGGGTCGTGCTGCTCGGGCAGCACACCGGCGCGGTCGTGGTCGCCGAGGCGGCCATCAGCCGACCGGAGCGGGTGCGCGGTCTCCTCCTCCAGGGCATCCCGCTCTACACCGAGGAGGAGCGCGCCGAGAAGCTCGCGGGCTACGCGCTGCCCTACGAGCCCGCCCTCGACGGGTCGCACCTGGGCCAGGTCTGGGCGCGGGTCCGGGGCCTCTACCCCGAGCTCGACGTCGACGGCATCGACCGGCAGGTGGCGGAGTACCTCGCGACCGGGCCCGACTTCGGCACCGCCTACCGCGCGGTCTTCGAGCACCGGCTGGACACCGACGCGCTGCGCGACACCCCGATCGCGCTGGTCCACGGCGTCAAGGACCTGGTGCACCGGTTCACCGACGTCGTGACCGCGACCCTGCCCTGGGCCGAGCTCGAGCTGCTCTCCGGCACCGACTTCACCGCGGACGAGCACCCCGAGGAGTACGTCGACGCGGTGGCCCGGCGAGCGCTCGCCCTGCACGGTGCCGCGGACCTGGAGGTGGCCCGATGA
- a CDS encoding Ohr family peroxiredoxin → MSAADQLPGDVEVAYTATVEVTGGRGGHARSTSGSFAADLARPAERGTEAGTDPEELFAAGYAACFDSALQVVARREKVRLGPTTTTAAVSLCITDGQDYSVAVDLVVTAPECGQHELDRLVELAHETCPYSKATRGNIPVTLTGVGCT, encoded by the coding sequence ATGAGCGCCGCCGACCAGCTGCCGGGCGACGTGGAGGTCGCCTACACCGCGACGGTCGAGGTGACCGGCGGCCGCGGCGGGCACGCCCGCTCGACCTCCGGGTCCTTCGCCGCCGACCTGGCCCGCCCCGCCGAGCGGGGCACCGAGGCGGGGACCGACCCCGAGGAGCTGTTCGCCGCCGGCTACGCCGCCTGCTTCGACAGCGCCCTCCAGGTCGTCGCCCGGCGGGAGAAGGTCCGCCTCGGACCGACCACCACGACGGCTGCCGTCTCGCTGTGCATCACCGACGGCCAGGACTACTCCGTGGCGGTCGACCTCGTTGTCACCGCGCCCGAGTGCGGCCAGCATGAGCTCGACCGGCTCGTGGAACTGGCCCACGAGACCTGCCCGTACTCCAAGGCCACGCGCGGGAACATCCCGGTCACCCTGACCGGGGTCGGGTGCACCTGA
- a CDS encoding IclR family transcriptional regulator, producing the protein MTTHGDPKSGLLRALGVINLIAARAPETLGVSTVARELDLPKAVAHRILKEFTAAGYLVFDERTKQYRLGPAVLTLGLAALRELDVPKIARPHLDRLVAATGETATLSVRSDTTSRVYVDQVLSPHEIRMSISLGTTHPLHAGSSSKAILAHLPEAEIEEYLAHAALDPVTAHTITSVDELRVELAQVRAQGYAVSLGERQAGAGSVAAPIHRADGDVFGSISLCGPRDRFVAEVRDSHARLVVKTAAEISAELGHTPQEATP; encoded by the coding sequence ATGACGACACACGGCGACCCGAAGTCGGGTCTCCTGCGCGCGCTGGGCGTGATCAACCTGATCGCCGCGCGCGCGCCGGAGACCCTCGGCGTCTCCACCGTCGCCCGGGAGCTCGACCTGCCCAAGGCCGTCGCCCACCGGATCCTCAAGGAGTTCACCGCGGCCGGCTACCTCGTCTTCGACGAGCGGACCAAGCAGTACCGGCTCGGGCCGGCGGTCCTCACCTTGGGCCTCGCGGCGCTGCGGGAGCTCGACGTGCCCAAGATCGCCCGGCCCCACCTGGACCGGCTGGTCGCCGCGACGGGCGAGACCGCGACGCTGTCGGTGCGCAGCGACACGACCTCGCGCGTCTACGTCGACCAGGTGCTCTCGCCGCACGAGATCCGCATGTCGATCTCCCTCGGCACCACCCACCCCCTGCACGCGGGCTCCTCGTCGAAGGCGATCCTCGCCCACCTGCCGGAGGCCGAGATCGAGGAGTACCTCGCCCACGCGGCGCTCGACCCGGTCACCGCGCACACCATCACCTCGGTGGACGAGCTGCGCGTCGAGCTCGCCCAGGTCCGCGCGCAGGGCTACGCGGTCAGCCTGGGCGAGCGGCAGGCCGGGGCCGGGAGCGTCGCCGCCCCCATCCACCGCGCCGACGGTGACGTCTTCGGATCCATCTCGCTGTGCGGACCCCGCGACCGGTTCGTCGCCGAGGTCCGTGACAGCCACGCCCGACTGGTCGTCAAGACCGCCGCCGAGATCAGCGCCGAGCTCGGTCACACCCCCCAGGAGGCCACCCCATGA
- a CDS encoding CaiB/BaiF CoA transferase family protein, whose amino-acid sequence MSASPTPQPTPDAAEAPAPGPLAGVRVLDISTILAGPLACQILGDYGADVIKIEHPRYGDSMRGHGPVKDGESLWWKEISRNKRGVAIDLGKPEGAALVRRLAAQADVLVENFRPGTLERWGLDPQDLLAENPRLVVARVTGFGQQGPYSARAGFGTLAEAMSGFAHLTGEPDGPPTLPAFGLADSIAGVTASSAIAMALFARERTGRGQVIDLNLLAPIMTAVGPGPMAYQQTGVVGMRHGNRSTNNSPRNTYRTKDGYWVAISTSAQAIAERVLRLVGHPEVVDEPWFGSGRERAQHADELDGYVGSWIAERTRQEVIEAFTEAGAAVAPVYDARDIVEDEHVRETGMITLVEDERLGELAVHGPLWGMSETPGAIRFLGRDLGADTDAVLTEAGVDPATLDELRGRGVIA is encoded by the coding sequence ATGAGCGCGTCCCCCACGCCTCAGCCCACCCCCGACGCCGCCGAGGCACCCGCCCCCGGGCCCCTCGCCGGCGTGCGCGTCCTCGACATCTCCACGATCCTCGCCGGCCCGCTGGCCTGCCAGATCCTCGGCGACTACGGCGCCGACGTGATCAAGATCGAGCACCCCCGGTACGGCGACAGCATGCGCGGCCACGGTCCGGTCAAGGACGGCGAGTCGCTGTGGTGGAAGGAGATCTCGCGCAACAAGCGTGGGGTCGCCATCGACCTCGGCAAGCCCGAGGGCGCGGCCCTCGTGCGACGGCTCGCCGCGCAGGCCGACGTGCTGGTGGAGAACTTCCGCCCGGGCACGCTCGAGCGCTGGGGCCTGGACCCGCAGGACCTGCTCGCGGAGAACCCGCGGCTCGTGGTCGCGCGGGTGACCGGCTTCGGCCAGCAGGGGCCCTACTCGGCCCGCGCCGGGTTCGGCACCCTCGCCGAGGCGATGAGCGGCTTCGCCCACCTCACCGGTGAGCCCGACGGCCCGCCCACGCTGCCGGCGTTCGGCCTGGCCGACAGCATCGCGGGCGTCACCGCGTCCTCGGCGATCGCGATGGCGCTCTTCGCCCGGGAGCGGACCGGCCGCGGCCAGGTCATCGACCTCAACCTGCTCGCGCCGATCATGACCGCGGTCGGGCCGGGGCCGATGGCCTACCAGCAGACCGGCGTCGTCGGGATGCGGCACGGCAACCGGTCCACGAACAACAGCCCCCGCAACACCTACCGCACCAAGGACGGCTACTGGGTCGCGATCTCCACCAGCGCCCAGGCCATCGCCGAGCGGGTGCTGCGGCTGGTCGGACACCCCGAGGTGGTCGATGAGCCCTGGTTCGGCAGCGGCCGCGAGCGCGCCCAGCACGCCGACGAGCTCGACGGGTACGTCGGCTCCTGGATCGCCGAGCGCACCCGCCAGGAGGTGATCGAGGCCTTCACCGAGGCGGGCGCCGCCGTCGCCCCCGTGTACGACGCGCGGGACATCGTCGAGGACGAGCACGTCCGCGAGACCGGGATGATCACCCTGGTCGAGGACGAGCGGCTCGGCGAGCTCGCCGTCCACGGTCCGCTGTGGGGGATGTCGGAGACCCCCGGCGCCATCCGCTTCCTCGGCCGCGACCTCGGCGCCGACACCGATGCCGTGCTCACCGAGGCCGGGGTGGATCCCGCGACGCTCGATGAGCTGCGTGGACGCGGGGTCATCGCCTGA
- a CDS encoding cyclase family protein, which produces MTTNAPTSDPLLAAVRQGIVVHDLGRPLSVGMSQSPNHPAYWHAFPRRHGDMVRSDGGSAANDFISMGTHVGTHIDALAHVSQDGLLHGGVDAREAGVGGRYLEHGVHTIEPMVRRGVLLDVPATLGLAEGCPAGYEITVADLEATVERQGVEVEEGDVVLIRSGWGRHFDDPDPSVYRGASTGVPGVSEAGARWLAERRVHAVGADTIAFEMLAPGAGHGLLPAHRVLLVESGIYIIEALDLDGPAAAGHHEFTFILSPLAFVGATGSPVRPLAVVSRG; this is translated from the coding sequence ATGACCACCAACGCCCCCACGTCCGATCCGCTGCTCGCCGCGGTGCGCCAGGGGATCGTCGTGCACGACCTCGGCCGCCCGCTGTCCGTCGGCATGTCGCAGTCGCCGAACCACCCGGCGTACTGGCACGCCTTCCCCCGCCGCCACGGCGACATGGTGCGCTCCGACGGCGGCTCGGCCGCCAACGACTTCATCTCGATGGGCACCCATGTCGGGACCCACATCGACGCGCTGGCCCACGTCTCCCAGGACGGGCTGCTCCACGGCGGCGTCGACGCCCGCGAGGCCGGCGTCGGCGGCCGCTACCTCGAGCACGGCGTGCACACCATCGAGCCCATGGTCCGCCGCGGCGTGCTCCTCGACGTGCCCGCGACCCTCGGGCTGGCCGAGGGCTGCCCGGCGGGCTACGAGATCACCGTCGCGGACCTCGAGGCCACCGTCGAGCGCCAGGGCGTCGAGGTGGAGGAGGGTGACGTCGTCCTCATCCGCAGCGGCTGGGGCCGCCACTTCGACGATCCCGACCCGTCGGTCTACCGCGGGGCCAGCACCGGCGTGCCCGGCGTGAGCGAGGCCGGCGCCCGCTGGCTCGCCGAGCGGCGCGTGCACGCCGTGGGCGCCGACACCATCGCCTTCGAGATGCTCGCCCCCGGCGCCGGGCACGGCCTGCTGCCGGCCCACCGCGTGCTGCTGGTCGAGAGCGGGATCTACATCATCGAGGCGCTCGACCTCGACGGCCCGGCCGCCGCCGGCCACCACGAGTTCACCTTCATCCTCTCCCCGCTCGCCTTCGTCGGCGCGACCGGCTCGCCCGTGCGTCCCCTCGCGGTGGTGTCCCGTGGCTGA
- a CDS encoding MmgE/PrpD family protein: MAEQTLAQQLAGFADAVRRDGAPAEVRASTRQRVLDILGLCVAAQRLETSRAVISLVADQGGAPQASALGVAGAVPAAQAALVNGVLAHSLDFDDTHLPSVLHPSAAVVPAALAVAEMVDADADALLDAAAVGLEVACRLGMAGYDLELGNSVFFEHGQHATSICGAMGAAVASGMLLGFSEQQLTDVLGVTASMAAGIIEANRTGGTVKRMHCGWAAHSAVMAAELVRRGISGPPTVLEGRFGFFEAFLRNEADHAAVTDGLGVEWAVPGIFFKPYPANHFTHTSADAGMRFIEQGIRPEDVASIEIGVPSAVVRTIGEPLAVKQAPETGYQAQFSGPYVVVAGMLGEGRGLGLGLADFTDELARDPQRRELMSKVTVVGNEECDAIFPHQFPAVVRLTTTSGEEHVEKVFANLGGPQRPLTDAQLALKFSENCRDLLPDDAIDRIRDLALSLEGTRRVRPLMEAVTAAVPPADPIRQP; this comes from the coding sequence GTGGCTGAGCAGACCCTCGCCCAGCAGCTCGCGGGCTTCGCCGACGCCGTCCGCCGCGACGGCGCCCCCGCCGAGGTGCGCGCCAGCACGCGGCAGCGGGTGCTGGACATCCTCGGGCTCTGCGTCGCCGCGCAGCGCCTGGAGACCAGCCGCGCGGTGATCAGCCTGGTGGCCGACCAGGGCGGCGCGCCCCAGGCCTCCGCGCTGGGCGTCGCCGGTGCCGTGCCCGCCGCGCAGGCCGCGCTGGTCAACGGCGTGCTCGCGCACTCGCTGGACTTCGACGACACCCACCTGCCCTCGGTGCTGCACCCCAGCGCCGCGGTCGTGCCGGCGGCCCTCGCCGTCGCCGAGATGGTCGACGCCGACGCCGACGCCCTGCTCGACGCCGCCGCGGTCGGCCTCGAGGTGGCCTGCCGCCTCGGCATGGCCGGCTACGACCTGGAGCTGGGCAACTCGGTCTTCTTCGAGCACGGCCAGCACGCCACGTCGATCTGCGGCGCGATGGGCGCCGCCGTGGCCTCGGGCATGCTCCTCGGCTTCTCCGAGCAGCAGCTGACCGACGTCCTCGGCGTGACCGCGTCCATGGCCGCGGGCATCATCGAGGCCAACCGCACCGGCGGCACCGTCAAGCGGATGCACTGCGGCTGGGCCGCGCACTCCGCGGTGATGGCCGCCGAGCTCGTCCGCCGGGGCATCAGCGGCCCGCCGACCGTGCTCGAGGGCCGGTTCGGCTTCTTCGAGGCGTTCCTGCGCAACGAGGCCGACCACGCCGCGGTGACCGACGGCCTCGGCGTCGAGTGGGCCGTGCCGGGCATCTTCTTCAAGCCCTACCCGGCCAACCACTTCACCCACACCAGCGCCGACGCCGGCATGCGCTTCATCGAGCAGGGCATCCGCCCCGAGGACGTCGCCTCCATCGAGATCGGCGTCCCCTCCGCGGTCGTCCGCACGATCGGGGAGCCGCTCGCGGTCAAGCAGGCGCCCGAGACCGGCTACCAGGCGCAGTTCAGCGGCCCGTACGTCGTCGTCGCCGGCATGCTCGGCGAGGGCCGCGGCCTCGGGCTCGGCCTCGCGGACTTCACCGACGAGCTGGCCCGCGACCCGCAGCGCCGCGAGCTGATGAGCAAGGTGACCGTCGTCGGCAACGAGGAGTGCGACGCGATCTTCCCGCACCAGTTCCCCGCCGTCGTACGCCTCACCACGACCTCCGGTGAGGAGCACGTGGAGAAGGTGTTCGCCAACCTCGGTGGGCCGCAGCGCCCGCTCACCGACGCCCAGCTCGCGCTGAAGTTCTCCGAGAACTGCCGGGACCTGCTCCCGGACGACGCCATCGACCGGATCCGGGACCTCGCCCTCTCCCTCGAGGGCACCCGGCGGGTGCGCCCGCTGATGGAGGCCGTCACCGCCGCCGTGCCTCCCGCCGACCCGATCCGCCAGCCCTGA
- a CDS encoding dihydroorotase: MSAADKIFTNVRVVHHDHAEPQAWDVAVSDGVITAVGPDLDRTGAEVVDGQGRLLFPGVVDAHQHWGIYNPLSDDTAIESRACAQGGVTTALNYMRTGQYYLNKGGSYADFFPQVLAAAEGRSYVDYGFHLAPMSKEHLGEVSSLVGEHGVTSFKIFMFYGSHGLHGRSASQSDFLMIPEGERYDLAHFEFVMRAVQKARQDHPELADEISLSLHCETAEIMTAYTRMVEEEGTLTGLAAYSASRPQHSEGLAVTIASYLAHETDLPTINLLHLTSAKAMDAALRMAATFPEVDFRREVTIGHLLADIDTAANLGAKVNPPIRPREDVEALWSHVLDGNVDWVVSDHACCKDEMKFGDPREDIFVAKSGFGGAEYLLAGMVSEGGSRGLPMGEIARMTALNPARRFGLRSKGAIEVGLDADLVLVDPEVRWTVRAAESESAQEYTPFEGFEMTAQVTDTFLRGEAVLVDGKVVGEPRGTYLRRPTGR, translated from the coding sequence ATGTCCGCAGCCGACAAGATCTTCACCAACGTCCGCGTGGTGCACCACGACCACGCCGAGCCGCAGGCCTGGGACGTCGCGGTGTCCGACGGCGTCATCACGGCCGTCGGCCCCGACCTGGACCGCACCGGCGCCGAGGTCGTGGACGGCCAGGGCCGCCTGCTGTTCCCGGGCGTCGTCGACGCCCACCAGCACTGGGGCATCTACAACCCGCTCTCGGACGACACCGCCATCGAGAGCCGCGCGTGCGCCCAGGGCGGCGTCACGACCGCGCTCAACTACATGCGCACCGGGCAGTACTACCTGAACAAGGGCGGCTCCTACGCCGACTTCTTCCCGCAGGTGCTCGCCGCCGCCGAGGGTCGCTCCTACGTCGACTACGGCTTCCACCTCGCGCCGATGAGCAAGGAGCACCTCGGCGAGGTGTCCTCGCTGGTGGGGGAGCACGGCGTCACGTCGTTCAAGATCTTCATGTTCTACGGCAGCCACGGCCTGCACGGCCGCTCGGCGAGCCAGAGCGACTTCCTGATGATCCCCGAGGGGGAGCGCTACGACCTGGCCCACTTCGAGTTCGTCATGCGGGCGGTCCAGAAGGCCCGCCAGGACCACCCCGAGCTCGCCGACGAGATCTCGCTGTCGCTGCACTGCGAGACCGCCGAGATCATGACCGCCTACACGCGGATGGTGGAGGAGGAGGGCACGCTCACCGGCCTGGCCGCCTACAGCGCCTCGCGCCCGCAGCACTCCGAGGGCCTCGCGGTCACGATCGCCTCCTACCTGGCGCACGAGACCGACCTGCCCACGATCAACCTGCTCCACCTGACCTCGGCGAAGGCCATGGACGCCGCGCTGCGGATGGCCGCGACCTTCCCCGAGGTCGACTTCCGCCGCGAGGTCACCATCGGTCACCTGCTGGCCGACATCGACACCGCCGCGAACCTCGGCGCCAAGGTCAACCCGCCGATCCGCCCGCGCGAGGACGTCGAGGCGCTGTGGAGCCACGTGCTCGACGGCAACGTCGACTGGGTGGTCAGCGACCACGCCTGCTGCAAGGACGAGATGAAGTTCGGAGACCCGCGCGAGGACATCTTCGTGGCCAAGTCCGGCTTCGGCGGCGCGGAGTACCTCCTCGCCGGCATGGTCAGCGAGGGCGGCTCCCGCGGCCTCCCGATGGGCGAGATCGCCCGGATGACCGCGCTGAACCCCGCCCGCCGCTTCGGCCTGCGGTCGAAGGGCGCGATCGAGGTCGGCCTGGACGCCGACCTGGTGCTGGTCGACCCCGAGGTCCGGTGGACCGTCCGCGCCGCGGAGAGCGAGTCGGCGCAGGAGTACACGCCGTTCGAGGGCTTCGAGATGACCGCGCAGGTCACCGACACCTTCCTGCGCGGCGAGGCCGTCCTGGTCGACGGCAAGGTCGTCGGCGAGCCCCGCGGCACCTACCTGCGCCGCCCGACGGGGCGCTGA
- a CDS encoding HpcH/HpaI aldolase/citrate lyase family protein, producing MTGTASSRHSAPVRSLLYVPGDREGWVAKASRSGADAIVIDLEDAVARSRKQEARDIARAELRSADPAGPQLWVRVDAEAVEQDLEAVTWSALHTVLVPKAEPALLRTVDERLSALEAERGLPSGGIGVAALLETAVGLEELTTVARSPRVRRLAIGEADLAAELGLVPGPEREELAPIRSRVVVASAAAGLERPIGPVHTVVDDAAGLLRTCRQQYRQGFRGRTAIHPSQVIVINAEYLPAPEEVASARRLLASFDRAEAAGVSAFSGEDGSLVDPATIRRAREIVAAADLDTPEPGAPR from the coding sequence ATGACGGGCACCGCGTCCTCGCGGCACTCGGCACCGGTCCGGAGCCTGCTCTACGTCCCGGGAGACCGGGAGGGCTGGGTCGCGAAGGCGAGCCGGTCCGGGGCGGACGCCATCGTGATCGACCTCGAGGACGCGGTGGCCCGCAGCCGCAAGCAGGAGGCGCGCGACATCGCGCGCGCCGAGCTGCGCTCCGCCGACCCGGCGGGGCCGCAGCTGTGGGTCCGGGTGGACGCCGAGGCGGTCGAGCAGGACCTCGAGGCGGTCACCTGGTCCGCCCTGCACACCGTGCTCGTGCCGAAGGCCGAGCCGGCCCTGCTGCGCACGGTCGACGAGCGGCTGAGCGCGCTCGAGGCCGAGCGGGGCCTGCCGTCCGGTGGCATCGGCGTCGCCGCCCTCCTCGAGACCGCGGTCGGCCTCGAGGAGCTGACCACCGTCGCCCGCTCCCCGCGCGTACGTCGCCTGGCGATCGGCGAGGCGGACCTCGCCGCGGAGCTGGGCCTGGTCCCGGGCCCCGAGCGGGAGGAGCTCGCCCCGATCCGCAGCCGGGTCGTGGTGGCGTCGGCCGCGGCCGGGCTCGAGCGGCCGATCGGGCCGGTGCACACGGTCGTCGACGACGCCGCGGGCCTGCTGCGCACCTGTCGCCAGCAGTACCGCCAGGGGTTCCGTGGCCGCACCGCGATCCACCCCTCGCAGGTCATCGTCATCAACGCCGAGTACCTCCCCGCGCCGGAGGAGGTCGCCTCGGCCCGCCGCCTGCTCGCGAGCTTCGACCGCGCCGAGGCCGCCGGCGTCTCGGCCTTCAGCGGCGAGGACGGCAGCCTCGTCGACCCCGCCACCATCCGCCGTGCCCGCGAGATCGTCGCGGCCGCGGACCTCGACACCCCAGAACCAGGAGCACCCCGATGA
- a CDS encoding DUF3891 family protein yields the protein MIVNRLPGELELIDQVEHGRVAGILAEAWGNTRFTAPSPVPAVSLAAAKHDEGWRAIDGALLFDELEKRPLHFLDIDVESHIPLYRAGVERVSMLDAYAGLLVGMHWSGIYRGRWQRPGAGSRLARTEETRRLQSEVVRAEEERWIGVREQVWTEQEPRAVFETRLWHHFELLQVWDLLSLFLCVVPDQPSPLEPVVPWGPQLSGIDHRSETVRLPTIGRTPGGERLDLVARVVGEGRISLDPFPFAAPVTVEVEVQVLPDRGWTQAEAIDHLRRGSRRTKRWQVVPPVA from the coding sequence ATGATCGTCAACCGCCTGCCAGGAGAGCTGGAGCTGATCGACCAGGTCGAGCACGGCCGTGTCGCCGGGATCCTCGCCGAGGCATGGGGGAACACCCGGTTCACCGCGCCGTCGCCGGTGCCGGCGGTCTCCCTGGCCGCCGCCAAGCACGACGAGGGCTGGCGGGCGATCGACGGGGCGCTGCTCTTCGACGAGCTGGAGAAGCGGCCGCTGCACTTCCTCGACATCGACGTGGAGTCGCACATCCCGCTCTACCGGGCCGGCGTCGAGCGGGTCTCGATGCTCGATGCCTACGCCGGCCTGCTGGTCGGGATGCACTGGTCGGGCATCTACCGCGGCCGCTGGCAGCGCCCCGGGGCCGGCTCCCGGCTGGCGCGCACCGAGGAGACCCGGCGCCTCCAGTCCGAGGTCGTGCGGGCCGAGGAGGAGCGCTGGATCGGGGTCCGCGAGCAGGTGTGGACCGAGCAGGAGCCCCGGGCGGTCTTCGAGACCCGGCTCTGGCACCACTTCGAGCTGCTCCAGGTCTGGGACCTGCTCTCGCTCTTCTTGTGCGTCGTCCCCGACCAGCCCTCGCCGCTGGAGCCGGTCGTGCCCTGGGGCCCGCAGCTGAGCGGGATCGACCACCGCTCCGAGACCGTGCGGCTGCCCACCATCGGCCGGACCCCGGGTGGGGAGCGGCTCGACCTGGTCGCGCGCGTCGTCGGGGAGGGCCGGATCAGCCTCGACCCGTTCCCCTTCGCCGCGCCCGTCACCGTCGAGGTCGAGGTCCAGGTGCTGCCCGACCGCGGCTGGACCCAGGCCGAGGCGATCGACCACCTGCGCCGCGGCAGCCGTCGGACCAAGCGCTGGCAGGTCGTGCCGCCGGTCGCCTGA
- the msrA gene encoding peptide-methionine (S)-S-oxide reductase MsrA has product MFFARKQTELIAPEQALPGRTERWFHLADRHLVLGTPLVTDEAPEGMEVAVFGLGCFWGAEEVYWQLPGVWSTSVGYAGGTTPNPSYEEVCSGATNHTEAVRVVFDPSVVSYADLVKRFFEVHDPTQGMRQGNDVGTQYRSAIYWTTPEQEQVARELTEVYAAELRRRGLGEITTEIREVPTYYYAEDAHQQYLAKNPHGYRCHANTGVKFPQTA; this is encoded by the coding sequence GTGTTCTTCGCCCGCAAGCAGACCGAGCTCATCGCCCCGGAGCAGGCGCTCCCCGGCCGCACCGAGCGGTGGTTCCACCTCGCCGACCGCCACCTGGTGCTGGGCACCCCGCTGGTCACCGACGAGGCGCCCGAGGGCATGGAGGTCGCGGTCTTCGGGCTGGGCTGCTTCTGGGGTGCCGAGGAGGTCTACTGGCAGCTCCCGGGCGTGTGGTCGACCTCGGTCGGGTACGCCGGCGGCACGACCCCGAACCCGTCGTACGAGGAGGTCTGCTCGGGCGCGACCAACCACACCGAGGCCGTCCGCGTCGTCTTCGACCCCTCCGTCGTCTCCTACGCCGACCTGGTGAAGCGGTTCTTCGAGGTCCACGACCCGACCCAGGGCATGCGCCAGGGCAACGACGTCGGCACGCAGTACCGCTCGGCGATCTACTGGACGACCCCCGAGCAGGAGCAGGTCGCCCGCGAGCTCACCGAGGTGTACGCCGCCGAGCTGCGCCGCCGCGGGCTCGGCGAGATCACCACCGAGATCCGCGAGGTGCCGACGTACTACTACGCCGAGGACGCCCACCAGCAGTACCTCGCGAAGAACCCCCACGGCTACCGCTGCCACGCCAACACCGGCGTGAAGTTCCCGCAGACCGCCTGA